From the Palaemon carinicauda isolate YSFRI2023 chromosome 42, ASM3689809v2, whole genome shotgun sequence genome, one window contains:
- the LOC137633247 gene encoding uncharacterized protein isoform X1: MKFLVMSCLFGLALAGQVPVFRYYTAISLPQSEARSDSDEDQNWHGFNERDGSGYRWGYRFPGQVHTETRDEGGNVRGTFGYLDAHGISNIWKYRSDQGTGFTAEIELRQPNKNVPQSAQRPVEEPAPIFYSLEDKSKREEFYNHFAISPKLINAVESQQVIAAGSSPFSKTPQFYINREQVEEAGSVSALAAKFGAIPVAAVHDVQSRPGYASHSSSSPVLNHFDGVYTIEIPEPVV, encoded by the exons GTAATGTCGTGTTTGTTTGGCCTGGCATTGGCTGGCCAAGTTCCCGTTTTCCGTTATTACACTGCTATTTCTTTGCCTCAAAGCGAAGCTCG gTCTGATTCTGACGAAGACCAAAATTG GCATGGATTCAACGAGCGAGATGGCTCCGGTTACAGATGGGGCTACCGGTTCCCAGGCCAAGTTCACACGGAGACAAGAGACGAGGGCGGAAACGTTCGGGGAACTTTTGGCTATTTAGATGCTCACG GAATCTCCAACATCTGGAAATACAGAAGTGACCAGGGAACTGGATTTACAGCCGAGATCGAATTGCGTCAGCCCAATAAAAAT GTTCCCCAATCAGCCCAAAGGCCCGTGGAAGAACCTGCGCCCATCTTTTATTCGCTAGAAGACAAATCGAAACGAGAGGAGTTCTACAATCACTTCGCTATCAGTCCTAAGCTGATTAACGCCGTCGAATCCCAACAGGTCATCGCTGCTGGAAGCTCCCCATTCTCAAAAACACCCCAGTTCTATATCAATCGAGAGCAGGTGGAAGAAGCAGGTAGTGTGTCTGCTTTAGCGGCAAAGTTCGGTGCCATTCCAGTGGCGGCTGTTCACGATGTCCAAAGCAGACCGGGTTATGCTAGTCATTCGTCGTCTTCTCCCGTTTTGAATCACTTTGATGGAGTATATACGATCGAGATACCCGAACCAGTTGTGTGA
- the LOC137633247 gene encoding uncharacterized protein isoform X2, whose amino-acid sequence MKFLVMSCLFGLALAGQVPVFRYYTAISLPQSEARHGFNERDGSGYRWGYRFPGQVHTETRDEGGNVRGTFGYLDAHGISNIWKYRSDQGTGFTAEIELRQPNKNVPQSAQRPVEEPAPIFYSLEDKSKREEFYNHFAISPKLINAVESQQVIAAGSSPFSKTPQFYINREQVEEAGSVSALAAKFGAIPVAAVHDVQSRPGYASHSSSSPVLNHFDGVYTIEIPEPVV is encoded by the exons GTAATGTCGTGTTTGTTTGGCCTGGCATTGGCTGGCCAAGTTCCCGTTTTCCGTTATTACACTGCTATTTCTTTGCCTCAAAGCGAAGCTCG GCATGGATTCAACGAGCGAGATGGCTCCGGTTACAGATGGGGCTACCGGTTCCCAGGCCAAGTTCACACGGAGACAAGAGACGAGGGCGGAAACGTTCGGGGAACTTTTGGCTATTTAGATGCTCACG GAATCTCCAACATCTGGAAATACAGAAGTGACCAGGGAACTGGATTTACAGCCGAGATCGAATTGCGTCAGCCCAATAAAAAT GTTCCCCAATCAGCCCAAAGGCCCGTGGAAGAACCTGCGCCCATCTTTTATTCGCTAGAAGACAAATCGAAACGAGAGGAGTTCTACAATCACTTCGCTATCAGTCCTAAGCTGATTAACGCCGTCGAATCCCAACAGGTCATCGCTGCTGGAAGCTCCCCATTCTCAAAAACACCCCAGTTCTATATCAATCGAGAGCAGGTGGAAGAAGCAGGTAGTGTGTCTGCTTTAGCGGCAAAGTTCGGTGCCATTCCAGTGGCGGCTGTTCACGATGTCCAAAGCAGACCGGGTTATGCTAGTCATTCGTCGTCTTCTCCCGTTTTGAATCACTTTGATGGAGTATATACGATCGAGATACCCGAACCAGTTGTGTGA